One window of Jannaschia sp. CCS1 genomic DNA carries:
- a CDS encoding LacI family DNA-binding transcriptional regulator yields MTRRPTILDVAARAGVSKSTVSLVLQNSKQVKAETREAVRAAMADIGYVYNRAAAQMRSQSAGLVGLVINDLRNPFFTEFATVLQMTLAAKGYATVIANSDEDADLQAKLMGSMIEHGVSALVVSPAYDDGGDAFDQVERAGIPAMQVLRKTDPRTGLFPFASFDYASGSAKATRHLMNQGATRIAFVGGMEGRAITEERKSGYLAEIKRAGAEPFVLHGRSSRAFGLEAAMALPMDVDAAICFNDLVALGMLSGFAREGVELGRDFRLVGFDDIEDCAQVWPQVSSVACDISGFAQGIADGLLAWMQDGVTPPPEHRAPVHLVARTSSTGRNP; encoded by the coding sequence ATGACCCGTCGCCCCACCATTCTGGACGTCGCAGCCCGCGCGGGCGTGTCGAAATCAACCGTGTCGCTGGTGTTGCAGAACTCCAAACAGGTGAAGGCGGAAACCCGCGAGGCTGTGCGCGCCGCAATGGCGGATATCGGCTACGTCTACAACCGTGCGGCGGCGCAGATGCGGTCGCAATCGGCGGGGTTGGTGGGGCTGGTGATCAACGACCTGCGCAACCCGTTCTTCACCGAATTTGCGACCGTGTTGCAGATGACTTTGGCCGCCAAAGGCTATGCGACGGTCATTGCGAATTCTGACGAAGATGCTGATTTGCAAGCAAAATTGATGGGCTCGATGATCGAGCATGGCGTGTCCGCGCTGGTCGTGTCCCCGGCCTATGACGACGGTGGCGACGCCTTTGATCAGGTGGAGCGCGCGGGCATTCCGGCCATGCAGGTTCTGCGCAAAACCGACCCGCGGACTGGCCTGTTTCCGTTCGCGTCCTTCGACTATGCATCGGGGTCGGCCAAGGCCACCCGGCACCTGATGAACCAGGGCGCGACCCGCATCGCGTTTGTCGGCGGCATGGAGGGGCGCGCGATCACCGAAGAACGCAAGTCCGGCTACCTGGCAGAGATCAAGCGCGCGGGTGCGGAGCCCTTTGTGCTGCATGGCCGCAGTTCCCGCGCCTTCGGGCTGGAGGCGGCAATGGCTCTGCCGATGGATGTCGATGCGGCCATATGTTTCAACGACTTGGTCGCCTTGGGCATGCTGTCCGGCTTTGCCCGGGAAGGGGTGGAACTGGGCCGGGATTTCCGCCTTGTAGGCTTTGACGATATTGAGGATTGCGCACAGGTCTGGCCGCAGGTTTCCTCCGTCGCGTGCGACATCTCGGGCTTTGCGCAGGGCATCGCCGACGGATTGTTGGCCTGGATGCAGGACGGCGTGACCCCACCGCCCGAGCATCGAGCCCCGGTTCACCTTGTCGCCCGCACCTCCAGCACCGGACGAAACCCATGA
- a CDS encoding dihydrodipicolinate synthase family protein, protein MKLPTYAGMLEDYTLVGEPLTPRAPYVPLTRTAFAAAHVISDPLAERDPWQGRPAVDWEATLRFREGLWDQGLHLAEAMDTAQRGMGVDWATARELIERTMAAAKAHPARPRVACGAGTDHVAAEALTNLGSIRDAYMHQMDAIEAAGGRLILMATRALPAIGAGPEDYARLYDDLITQAEAPVILHWLGDMFDPGLRGYWGSDDVDQANDVVHDLIARTAPKIDGIKISLLDQSHEEAFRKRLPDGVRLYTGDDFNYASLIEGDGAHYSHALLGIFAAIAPAASQALEALAQGDAGAYHGLLAPTVPLSREIFKAPTQYYKAGIAFLAWLNGAQSHFIMPGGFQSSRDISHFAEVFRLADQARLLTDPDQAMRKMGNLLALHGIEG, encoded by the coding sequence ATGAAATTGCCCACCTACGCAGGGATGCTTGAAGACTACACGCTAGTTGGGGAGCCTTTGACCCCGCGCGCACCTTATGTGCCGCTGACCCGTACCGCCTTTGCCGCGGCCCATGTGATCAGCGATCCTTTGGCCGAACGGGACCCCTGGCAAGGCCGCCCCGCCGTGGATTGGGAGGCGACGCTGAGGTTTCGGGAGGGGCTTTGGGATCAGGGGCTTCACCTTGCCGAGGCCATGGATACCGCGCAGCGGGGCATGGGCGTGGATTGGGCCACCGCGCGTGAGTTGATTGAGCGGACAATGGCTGCCGCGAAAGCGCATCCCGCCCGTCCCCGCGTGGCCTGTGGCGCGGGCACGGATCACGTGGCTGCGGAGGCGTTAACCAACCTGGGCAGCATCCGCGACGCCTACATGCACCAGATGGACGCGATCGAGGCCGCCGGCGGGCGGCTGATCCTGATGGCCACCCGCGCCCTGCCCGCAATTGGGGCGGGGCCGGAGGATTATGCCCGCCTCTACGATGATCTCATCACGCAGGCCGAAGCGCCCGTGATCCTTCATTGGTTGGGCGACATGTTTGATCCCGGCCTGCGGGGCTATTGGGGCAGCGACGACGTGGATCAGGCCAATGATGTCGTCCACGATCTGATCGCGCGCACCGCGCCCAAGATCGACGGCATCAAGATTTCCCTTCTGGATCAGTCCCATGAGGAAGCGTTCCGTAAACGCCTACCCGATGGCGTTCGCCTCTACACAGGCGACGATTTCAACTACGCCAGTTTGATTGAGGGCGACGGCGCGCATTACTCCCACGCACTTCTGGGGATCTTCGCGGCCATTGCCCCCGCCGCGTCCCAGGCGTTGGAGGCCCTGGCGCAGGGCGATGCCGGTGCGTATCACGGGCTGCTCGCGCCGACGGTCCCGCTGAGCCGCGAGATCTTCAAAGCGCCCACGCAATATTACAAGGCGGGCATTGCGTTTCTGGCCTGGCTCAACGGCGCGCAGTCGCATTTCATCATGCCGGGCGGGTTCCAATCCTCCCGCGATATCAGTCACTTCGCGGAGGTGTTCCGCCTTGCCGACCAAGCGCGGCTACTGACGGACCCGGACCAAGCCATGCGGAAAATGGGCAACCTTCTGGCGCTTCACGGGATCGAGGGTTAG
- a CDS encoding GMC family oxidoreductase — MAEAYDFIIIGGGSAGSVIAARLSENPDVTVCVLEAGRSDRHPFFHLPAGFAKMTKGIASWGWSTVPQVHMQGKVFTYTQAKVIGGGSAINAQIYTRGHPLDYDEWRQLGCDGWSYEDVLPYFRKSEGNDSFGGRYHGQDGPLGVSKPAAPLPICEAYFEAAKALGIPFNDDVTGAVQEGAAYYQLTQKNARRSSAAMAFLHPNRHRVNLNVKLRAHVRRIVVDGGRAVGVEMLDGTRITARREVILTSGAIGSPRLLQLSGIGPADHLRELGIDVVLDQPQVGSNLQDHLDLYCIAEVSGPHTYDRFAKPHLSVLAGLQYLLTKTGPVASSLFETGGFWYADPAARSPDLQFHLGLGTGIEAGVVAMPEGGVTLNSCYLRPRSRGTVRLASADPARAPLIDPNYCADPLDREMSIRGLKLTQKILSQQALSQMLKVEHLPGEGVRNDEDYFNFICQHSKTSHHCAGTCAMGPGDSAVVTPRLTFNGIDGLRVADASIMPRVVSSNTNAPTIMIGEKAADMIREDQGI, encoded by the coding sequence ATGGCTGAGGCATACGATTTCATCATCATCGGCGGCGGCTCGGCGGGGTCCGTCATCGCCGCGCGATTGTCCGAAAACCCCGATGTGACCGTTTGTGTGCTGGAGGCCGGAAGGTCGGACCGCCACCCGTTTTTTCATCTGCCCGCGGGCTTTGCGAAGATGACCAAGGGCATCGCGTCCTGGGGCTGGAGCACGGTGCCGCAGGTCCACATGCAGGGCAAGGTCTTCACCTATACGCAGGCCAAGGTGATCGGCGGCGGGTCAGCGATCAACGCGCAGATCTACACGCGCGGGCACCCGCTGGATTACGACGAATGGCGGCAGTTGGGCTGTGACGGCTGGAGTTATGAGGACGTGTTGCCCTACTTCCGCAAGTCCGAGGGCAACGATAGTTTTGGCGGGCGGTATCACGGTCAGGACGGCCCTTTGGGCGTGTCGAAACCCGCCGCGCCCCTGCCGATTTGTGAGGCGTATTTTGAGGCCGCAAAGGCCCTCGGCATTCCCTTCAACGACGATGTCACCGGAGCGGTGCAGGAGGGCGCGGCCTATTATCAGCTGACCCAGAAGAACGCCCGCCGGTCGTCGGCGGCGATGGCATTCCTGCACCCCAACAGGCACCGCGTGAACCTGAATGTGAAGCTGCGCGCCCATGTGCGACGCATCGTGGTGGACGGTGGCCGTGCCGTGGGTGTGGAGATGCTGGACGGCACCCGCATCACTGCGCGCCGCGAGGTGATCCTGACCAGCGGGGCCATCGGTTCGCCGAGGCTATTGCAACTGTCCGGCATTGGTCCGGCGGATCACTTGCGCGAGCTTGGGATTGATGTGGTGCTGGACCAGCCGCAAGTGGGCAGCAACTTGCAGGATCATCTGGACCTGTATTGCATCGCCGAGGTCTCCGGCCCCCACACCTATGACCGCTTCGCCAAGCCGCATCTGAGCGTGCTGGCCGGGCTGCAATATTTGCTGACGAAGACAGGCCCGGTGGCGAGCAGCCTGTTTGAGACCGGCGGCTTCTGGTACGCCGACCCCGCCGCGCGTTCGCCGGACCTGCAATTCCATCTGGGTCTGGGCACGGGGATCGAGGCGGGCGTTGTCGCCATGCCCGAGGGCGGCGTGACGCTGAATTCGTGTTATCTGCGCCCCCGCTCGCGTGGAACCGTCCGGCTGGCCAGCGCCGATCCGGCCCGCGCGCCGTTGATCGACCCCAATTATTGCGCCGACCCGCTGGACCGCGAGATGTCCATTCGCGGATTAAAGCTGACTCAGAAAATACTTTCACAACAGGCGCTTAGCCAAATGCTCAAGGTTGAGCACCTGCCCGGCGAGGGCGTCCGCAACGATGAGGATTACTTCAACTTCATCTGCCAGCATTCCAAAACCTCCCACCATTGTGCCGGGACCTGCGCCATGGGACCGGGCGACAGCGCCGTCGTGACGCCCCGCCTGACATTCAACGGAATAGATGGCCTCCGCGTCGCCGATGCCTCCATCATGCCGCGTGTCGTGTCCTCCAACACCAACGCGCCCACGATCATGATCGGTGAAAAAGCCGCCGATATGATCCGCGAAGACCAGGGAATTTAA
- a CDS encoding 3-ketoacyl-ACP reductase — protein sequence MKALITGGQQGIGLGIAQALHAAGWEIAVASEQATADIPFEATYHQHDVCDIEAIPALLDATGPITTLISNAGVGAIRRGDVLDMTPESFDRCLAVNTRGAVFLAQQVARRMLDMPGDPYRSITFITSVNAAVLSPNRVEYCISKTATAMAAKAFAERLAPENIGVFDIRPGIIQSPMTAPVADRYDTTIPDTVPAGRWGTPRDIADVVVPLARGDFAFATGAQIPVDGGLTIQTF from the coding sequence ATGAAAGCGCTTATCACCGGCGGCCAACAGGGCATCGGCCTTGGCATCGCGCAGGCGCTGCACGCGGCGGGGTGGGAGATTGCGGTGGCGTCTGAACAGGCCACTGCCGACATACCGTTCGAGGCCACATATCATCAGCACGATGTGTGCGATATTGAGGCCATTCCCGCGTTGCTCGACGCCACGGGACCGATCACCACGCTGATCTCCAACGCAGGCGTCGGTGCGATCAGGCGCGGTGATGTCCTTGATATGACACCCGAAAGTTTTGACCGCTGCCTTGCCGTCAACACACGCGGCGCGGTGTTTCTAGCGCAGCAGGTGGCGCGGCGAATGCTGGACATGCCCGGTGATCCCTACCGCTCCATCACCTTCATCACCTCCGTCAATGCCGCCGTCCTCAGCCCCAATCGCGTGGAATATTGTATCTCGAAGACAGCCACGGCCATGGCGGCCAAGGCCTTCGCAGAACGGCTTGCCCCCGAGAACATCGGCGTCTTCGACATCCGCCCCGGCATCATCCAGTCGCCGATGACCGCGCCGGTGGCCGACCGCTACGACACCACGATCCCCGATACCGTCCCCGCTGGCCGCTGGGGCACACCGCGGGACATCGCGGATGTCGTCGTGCCGCTGGCGCGCGGGGATTTTGCCTTCGCCACCGGGGCGCAGATCCCCGTGGATGGCGGCCTGACGATCCAGACGTTTTGA
- a CDS encoding GMC oxidoreductase encodes MSDADIIIVGSGMGGATLAAGLAPSGLRVLVLERGQLLHDCPEARDPEAIFKDGHFRPDETWLTPDGTRFNPGNYACVGGNSKFYGAVMLRYREADFAPIRHLGGTTPGWPIDYATLAPFYARAEALYQVRGDGTLDPTEPPRGDYTFPPVPHEPDIIDLALRLKRAGLTPSPLPLAVDLERWLSRAKTPWDAFPDTNGGKLDAESAAMVQALAHPNVTLRTGVEVRKIEVEGGQVTGLLTSAGRLTAPRIVLAAGAVHTAALLLRSKDEAHPNGLANRSDQVGRNFMNHNTSAVLALSPRRNRSVYQKTLQINDWYLSGGLDGTPLGNVQLLGRVSAPILAAQTGMPMVAARAIAGRAIDFYAMSEDLPDPDSRVTVTGDDIVLDWKRSNWDAHLALVAKLTATLKRAGFPVVLSKAFDRRTPSHQCGTARVGDNPATSVCDPFGRTHDHPNLFICDASLLPTSAAVNPSLTIAALALRQADHLLETT; translated from the coding sequence ATGTCAGACGCGGATATCATCATCGTCGGCTCCGGGATGGGGGGCGCGACACTGGCCGCCGGGCTGGCGCCCTCGGGCCTGCGGGTGCTCGTTCTGGAACGCGGGCAGCTGCTCCATGATTGCCCGGAAGCCCGCGACCCGGAGGCGATCTTCAAAGACGGCCACTTTCGCCCGGACGAGACCTGGCTGACCCCCGATGGCACCCGCTTCAACCCCGGCAATTACGCCTGCGTCGGCGGCAATTCCAAGTTCTACGGTGCGGTCATGCTCCGCTACCGGGAAGCGGACTTCGCCCCGATCCGCCACCTCGGCGGCACCACCCCCGGCTGGCCCATCGACTACGCAACCCTCGCGCCGTTCTACGCCCGCGCCGAAGCGCTCTACCAGGTGCGCGGCGACGGCACGCTGGACCCGACGGAACCGCCTCGCGGCGACTACACCTTCCCGCCTGTCCCCCACGAGCCGGACATCATTGACCTCGCCCTGCGCCTGAAACGGGCCGGGCTGACCCCGTCGCCCCTGCCGCTGGCCGTCGATCTGGAGCGGTGGCTCAGCCGGGCCAAGACCCCGTGGGACGCCTTCCCGGATACAAACGGCGGCAAGCTGGATGCCGAAAGCGCCGCAATGGTGCAGGCGTTGGCGCATCCGAATGTGACGCTGCGCACCGGGGTTGAGGTGCGTAAGATCGAGGTTGAAGGCGGCCAAGTGACCGGTTTGCTGACCTCCGCCGGGCGGCTGACTGCACCCCGGATCGTCCTGGCGGCGGGGGCCGTGCATACGGCGGCGCTTTTGTTGCGCTCAAAGGATGAGGCGCATCCAAACGGCCTGGCCAACCGCTCCGATCAGGTCGGGCGCAACTTCATGAACCACAACACCAGCGCCGTGTTGGCGCTCAGCCCGCGGCGCAACCGCTCCGTCTATCAAAAGACGCTCCAGATCAACGATTGGTATCTGTCCGGCGGCCTGGACGGCACGCCTTTGGGCAATGTGCAGCTTTTGGGCCGCGTCTCTGCGCCCATCCTTGCGGCCCAAACGGGGATGCCGATGGTCGCAGCCAGAGCCATCGCGGGCCGGGCGATTGATTTCTACGCCATGTCCGAGGATTTGCCGGACCCGGACAGCCGCGTGACGGTGACGGGCGATGACATCGTGTTGGACTGGAAACGCTCCAACTGGGACGCGCATCTGGCGCTGGTGGCAAAGCTGACGGCGACGCTCAAACGCGCGGGCTTCCCGGTGGTCCTGTCCAAAGCGTTCGATCGCCGCACGCCGTCCCACCAATGTGGCACCGCGCGGGTCGGAGACAATCCCGCGACGTCAGTGTGTGACCCGTTTGGGCGCACCCACGACCACCCGAACCTGTTTATCTGCGACGCGTCGCTGCTGCCGACATCGGCTGCCGTGAACCCCTCGCTCACCATCGCCGCTTTGGCCCTGCGCCAGGCAGACCATCTATTGGAGACCACATGA
- a CDS encoding ABC transporter ATP-binding protein has translation MGFLDINNVTKSYGAVEVLHKVDIQVQEGEFLVLVGPSGCGKSTLLNMIAGLEGISSGEIAIKDRVVNDVTPSKRNIAMVFQSYALYPNMTVGQNITFGLEMQGTPKPERDKAMSEVASLLQIENLLDRKPGQLSGGQRQRVAMGRALVRDPDVFLFDEPLSNLDAKLRVDMRTEIKKLHQNLGTTIVYVTHDQIEAMTLSTRIAVMYDGYVQQLGTPKEIYDDPANLFVATFMGSPAMNVLDAELVEMNGALHAKFSGAEGADINLRIEDAPEAYGDYIGKRVMLGIRPEAITDPEGADRNARNIQMMTNTVSVTEPAGADTFVSTTLAGKDCIARMRADADVHASQPFEFAVNMDKAVLFDPKTEARIA, from the coding sequence ATGGGTTTTCTAGACATCAACAACGTCACCAAATCCTACGGCGCGGTGGAGGTCCTGCATAAGGTCGACATTCAGGTGCAGGAGGGGGAGTTTCTTGTGCTTGTCGGCCCGTCCGGCTGCGGCAAATCCACATTGCTCAATATGATCGCGGGGCTGGAGGGGATTTCCAGCGGAGAGATCGCCATCAAGGACCGCGTCGTCAACGACGTCACGCCGTCCAAGCGCAACATCGCGATGGTGTTCCAGTCCTACGCGCTCTACCCCAACATGACCGTGGGCCAGAACATCACCTTTGGCTTGGAAATGCAGGGCACCCCGAAACCCGAACGTGACAAAGCCATGTCCGAAGTCGCAAGCCTGTTGCAGATCGAAAACCTGCTGGATCGTAAGCCCGGCCAGCTCTCGGGCGGGCAACGTCAGCGTGTTGCTATGGGCCGTGCGCTGGTGCGGGACCCGGACGTGTTCCTGTTTGATGAGCCGCTGTCCAACCTCGATGCCAAGCTGCGCGTCGACATGCGGACCGAGATCAAGAAGCTGCACCAGAACCTGGGCACCACCATCGTCTACGTCACCCACGACCAGATCGAGGCGATGACTTTATCCACACGCATTGCCGTGATGTACGATGGCTACGTGCAGCAACTCGGCACCCCGAAAGAGATCTACGACGACCCTGCCAACCTCTTTGTGGCGACCTTCATGGGCTCGCCCGCGATGAACGTGCTGGATGCGGAACTGGTTGAGATGAACGGCGCGCTTCACGCAAAATTCTCTGGTGCGGAAGGGGCGGATATCAATCTGCGGATTGAAGACGCGCCCGAGGCATACGGCGACTATATCGGCAAACGCGTGATGCTGGGCATCCGTCCTGAGGCGATCACGGACCCGGAAGGCGCGGACCGCAACGCCCGCAACATCCAGATGATGACGAACACCGTCAGCGTCACGGAACCGGCTGGTGCGGATACGTTTGTCAGCACCACGCTCGCGGGAAAAGACTGCATTGCGCGGATGCGGGCGGACGCCGATGTCCACGCCAGTCAACCGTTCGAGTTTGCGGTGAACATGGACAAGGCGGTTCTGTTCGACCCTAAAACCGAGGCGCGGATCGCATAA
- a CDS encoding carbohydrate ABC transporter permease translates to MAIASSDTAIRSSNWTRTLIYLVLLLFALFYLLPLFIMVVNSLKPLSEITEGGMIALPNEWTIQPWLSAWSTAQIGVEPTGLRPYFINSIAMAVPAVAISTIAGALNGYVLTKWHFRGATWIFGLLLFSCFIPFQIVLIPMARILGILNISGTTYGLILVHVVYGIGFSTLYFRNYYAAFPTELVRAAQIDGAGFFQIFWRIMLPSSGPIIAVCCIWQFTNIWNDFLFGASFASGDAAPMTVALNNLVNSSTGERPYNVHFAGAIMAAGPTLLVYIVAGRYFVRGLMAGSVKG, encoded by the coding sequence ATGGCCATAGCCTCGTCTGACACCGCCATCCGCTCGTCGAACTGGACCCGGACGCTGATTTATCTGGTCCTGCTGCTGTTCGCGCTGTTCTATCTGCTGCCGCTGTTCATCATGGTGGTGAACTCTCTGAAACCGCTGTCGGAAATCACCGAAGGCGGCATGATCGCGCTGCCCAACGAATGGACGATCCAGCCCTGGCTGTCTGCCTGGTCCACTGCCCAGATCGGGGTGGAGCCGACGGGCCTGCGCCCCTATTTCATCAACTCCATCGCCATGGCGGTGCCTGCGGTCGCTATCTCGACCATTGCGGGGGCTTTGAATGGCTACGTCCTGACGAAATGGCACTTCCGGGGTGCGACCTGGATCTTCGGCCTGCTGTTGTTCTCCTGCTTCATTCCGTTCCAGATCGTCCTGATCCCGATGGCGCGGATCCTGGGGATCCTGAATATCTCGGGCACCACCTACGGGCTGATCCTGGTCCACGTGGTCTACGGTATCGGGTTTTCCACGCTCTATTTCCGCAACTACTATGCGGCCTTCCCGACAGAGCTGGTGCGCGCCGCCCAGATCGACGGCGCGGGGTTCTTCCAGATCTTCTGGCGGATCATGTTGCCGTCGTCGGGGCCGATCATCGCGGTCTGCTGCATCTGGCAGTTCACCAACATCTGGAATGACTTCCTGTTCGGCGCGTCGTTTGCGTCCGGGGATGCCGCGCCGATGACCGTGGCGCTGAACAATCTGGTGAATTCATCGACGGGTGAACGCCCCTACAACGTCCATTTCGCCGGGGCGATCATGGCCGCCGGCCCCACACTTCTCGTCTACATCGTGGCTGGTCGATACTTCGTCCGTGGCCTGATGGCAGGCAGCGTAAAAGGATGA
- a CDS encoding carbohydrate ABC transporter permease: MAATDPMLDSGADFRTRLQNWLPKIVLAPSFAVMVIFVYGFIAFTIYLSFTGSRMLPSFDLVGWQNYERLFRVRQWDTAIINLGIFAGLYIVISTIIGLMLAIFLDQKIRGEGFLRPIFLYPMALSFIVTGTAWKWFLDPAIGLEVTMQRWGWTSFEFDWIKDSDMAIYTIVIAAVWQSSGFVMAMFLAGLRGIDNEILKAAQMDGASNFQMYRRIILPQLRPAFLSAFVILSHLAIKSYDLVVAMTDGGPGTSTWLPALFMYEYTFTRNQMGIGAASAVIMLMTIAAIMVPYLYAELREQK; the protein is encoded by the coding sequence ATGGCCGCCACTGATCCCATGCTGGACAGCGGTGCGGATTTCCGCACACGGCTCCAGAACTGGCTTCCCAAGATCGTTCTCGCCCCGTCCTTCGCGGTGATGGTGATCTTCGTCTACGGGTTCATCGCCTTCACGATCTACCTCAGCTTCACCGGCTCGCGCATGTTGCCGAGCTTCGATCTGGTCGGCTGGCAGAATTATGAGCGCCTGTTCCGCGTCCGGCAATGGGACACGGCGATCATCAATCTTGGCATCTTCGCCGGGCTCTACATCGTCATCAGCACGATCATCGGCCTGATGCTGGCGATCTTCCTCGACCAGAAAATCCGCGGCGAAGGCTTCCTGCGCCCGATCTTCCTCTACCCCATGGCGCTGTCGTTCATCGTGACGGGCACGGCGTGGAAATGGTTCCTAGACCCGGCCATCGGGTTGGAAGTCACCATGCAGCGCTGGGGCTGGACCTCGTTTGAATTTGACTGGATCAAGGACAGCGACATGGCGATCTACACCATCGTCATCGCCGCGGTCTGGCAATCCTCGGGCTTCGTGATGGCGATGTTCCTCGCGGGCCTGCGCGGGATCGACAATGAAATCCTCAAGGCCGCACAAATGGACGGTGCGTCGAACTTTCAGATGTATCGCCGGATCATCCTGCCGCAGCTTCGGCCTGCGTTCCTCAGCGCCTTCGTGATCCTGTCGCACCTGGCGATTAAATCCTACGACCTTGTGGTCGCGATGACCGATGGCGGCCCCGGCACGTCCACCTGGCTGCCTGCGCTGTTCATGTATGAATACACTTTCACGCGGAACCAGATGGGGATCGGCGCGGCCTCCGCCGTGATCATGCTGATGACCATCGCCGCGATCATGGTGCCCTATCTCTACGCCGAATTGCGGGAGCAGAAGTAA
- a CDS encoding ABC transporter substrate-binding protein → MKKLSTGAAVLALSTTAITSVASAQDVEVLHWWTSGGEAAALNVLREDLAGGGIGWTDMPVAGGGGSDAMTVLRARVTAGDPPTAVQMLGFSIQDWAAEGALADLNALAEEQNWNEVVPEALQAFSTYEGNWVAAPVNVHSTNWVWANTALMEELGIEQPGTWEEFVAAMETAAEAGYTPLAHGGQAWQDATIFDSMVMGVGGPEFYQASMVDLDPEALGGAQMVEAFDRMATLRGFVDDNFSGRDWNLASAMVINGEALFQIMGDWAKGEFVNAGLTAGDEFQCFRVPGTEGTVTFNSDQFAMFGVEDEGDQASQVAMASAVMSPEFQIAFNVVKGSAPARTDIDASSFDACGQAAMADLAAAGESGGLFGSMAHGHANPPSIQNAMYDVITAHFNGEFDSATAAEEMVTAVELAQ, encoded by the coding sequence ATGAAAAAACTATCTACGGGCGCAGCCGTGCTGGCCCTGTCAACGACGGCGATCACGTCTGTTGCATCGGCACAGGACGTGGAGGTTCTGCACTGGTGGACGTCCGGCGGCGAAGCGGCTGCCCTGAACGTGTTGCGCGAAGATCTTGCCGGGGGTGGCATCGGTTGGACCGACATGCCAGTCGCTGGCGGCGGTGGCTCTGACGCCATGACCGTCCTGCGCGCCCGCGTCACCGCAGGCGACCCGCCCACCGCCGTGCAGATGCTTGGCTTCTCGATTCAGGACTGGGCCGCCGAAGGCGCGCTGGCAGACCTGAACGCGCTGGCGGAAGAGCAGAACTGGAATGAAGTGGTGCCGGAAGCGCTGCAAGCGTTCTCCACCTACGAGGGCAACTGGGTTGCCGCGCCGGTTAACGTCCACTCCACCAACTGGGTCTGGGCCAACACCGCGCTGATGGAAGAGCTTGGTATCGAGCAGCCCGGCACTTGGGAAGAGTTCGTCGCCGCGATGGAAACGGCAGCAGAGGCGGGCTATACGCCGCTGGCCCACGGCGGTCAGGCTTGGCAGGACGCCACGATCTTCGACTCGATGGTGATGGGCGTTGGTGGACCCGAGTTCTATCAGGCCTCCATGGTCGATCTGGATCCTGAAGCCCTCGGCGGTGCGCAGATGGTTGAAGCGTTTGACCGTATGGCGACCCTGCGCGGCTTCGTGGATGACAACTTCTCCGGTCGTGACTGGAACCTGGCCTCTGCCATGGTGATCAATGGCGAAGCGCTGTTCCAGATCATGGGTGACTGGGCGAAGGGCGAATTCGTCAATGCTGGCCTGACGGCTGGCGACGAATTCCAGTGCTTCCGCGTGCCCGGCACCGAAGGCACCGTGACCTTCAACTCCGACCAGTTCGCGATGTTCGGCGTCGAGGACGAAGGCGATCAGGCGTCACAGGTTGCCATGGCCTCTGCCGTGATGTCGCCTGAATTCCAGATCGCGTTCAACGTGGTGAAGGGCTCTGCCCCTGCGCGCACCGACATCGACGCATCGTCCTTCGACGCTTGTGGTCAGGCCGCCATGGCGGATCTGGCGGCAGCCGGTGAAAGCGGTGGCCTGTTCGGCTCCATGGCCCACGGCCACGCCAACCCGCCGTCGATCCAGAACGCGATGTACGACGTGATCACCGCCCACTTCAACGGTGAGTTCGACTCAGCAACCGCCGCCGAAGAGATGGTCACCGCCGTTGAGCTTGCTCAATAA